The segment ACTTTGGCGGCGAGAGCAACGTGCTGGAGGTATACATCCGCTACTTACGCCAAAAGACCGAAGCCAACGGCGAGCCGCGGCTGATCCACACCGTGCGCAGCGTCGGCTACGTGCTCCGGGAAGAGTAAGCGCGACCGCCCCGCGATTCACTTCCGCTGATCCAGCGGCACGTAGTGCACGTCCAGCGGGCCGATGTATTCGGACTGTGGGCGGATGAGCACGTTGTCCTTGTATTGCTCGATCACATGCGCGGCCCAGCCGGCAATGCGCGCGCAGGCGAACATCGGCGTGAACAGGTCTATCGGGATGCCCGCGTAGTACAGCATGGAGGCGCTGTAGAAGTCCACGTTCGGATACAGTTCGCGATGACGGCGGACAGCCTCGACCACCTTGAGCGAAATCTCGTAATACTTGGGTTGGCCAACTTTTTGCCCGAGCTTCTGTGCCCACTTGTTCAGATGTTCTGAACGCGGGTCGCCGCTTTTGTAGATGCGATGGCCGAAGCCCATGATCTTGCGCTTGGCGGCGAACATGGCGTCAATGTAGGCGTCAACGTTATCCGGTGCGCCGATTTCCAGCAGCATGCGCATCGTTGCCTCGTTTGCGCCGCCGTGCAGCGGCCCCTTGAGCGAGGCGAACGCGCTCGATACGGCCGAGTGCAGATCGGCCTGCGTGCTGGCCACCACGCGCGCGGTGAATGTGCTGGCGTTCATGCCGTGATCGGCCAGCAAGATGAAATACATGTTGATCGCTTGCACGAAGTCGGGATCAATATCCGACCCCAACATGTAGAGCGTGTTGGCCGCGTGGCTCAAGCGTGGGTTGGGCGCGATCGGCTCTTTGCCTTCGCGCAAGCGCTGATAGGCGGCGCACAGCGTGGGGAGTTGAGCGATCAGGCGCACCGCCTTGCGCTGCGTAGCCTCGATGCTGATGTCTTCGATTTCGGGGTCGTAGAACGACAGGGCGGACACGGCGACCCGCAGCGCCTCCATAGGCACGGAATCGCGCGGTAGGCTGCGCAGCAAGTCGTATACCGGCGCCGGCAACCACCGGTTGGCCACCAGACGCGCGTTGAAGTCGGCCAGCTCCGCGCGGTTGGGCAGGTGGCCGTTCAACAACAGGAAGGCCACCTCCTCATAACTTGCCTGCTCGGCTAATTCGTGGATGTTGATGCCGCGGTACAGCAATGTGCTGTTCGGGCCATCTACGGCGCTGATTTCCGTTTGCACAGCGATCACGCCGTCCAGCCCCTTCACGAAAGGGGGCTTAGTTACCGTTGGGCTGCCGTTGGTCGCGGCAGCAGAGGATACATTTGTCATACTCAGCTCCTAGTTCTGCTTAGCATTTGGCTTTCTGCGTCGCGCCGGCATCGGCGACTGGGGGTTCCATAGACGGATTATAGAATCGAGTTCGGACGCATCGAGATCACGCCATTGGCCGGGCGCCAGTCCGGCGATCGTAACCGGGCCGATGGCGACGCGCACCAGCCGCAACGTCGGCAAGCCGACGGCCGCGGTCATGTGGCGCACCTGGCGCTTCTTCCCTTCGCGCAGCACGATCTCGAGCCAGGCTGTTGGCCCATGCGGGGTGACCGGTTTGCCGCGCGGCGGAAGATCCGGCTCGGCGTCCAACACGCGCGCTTGACAGGGCAAGGTGCGATAGCCCTTGATTACCACACCTCGCCTCAGTTGCTGTAGGGCAGCTTCGGTAGGCACACCTTCGACCTGCACGTAGTAGGTCTTCGGCAGCTTGTAGCGCGGATCGGTGAGGCGATGGATGAGCGCGCCGTCGTCGCTTAGGATGAGCAGCCCCCTCGCTGTCGTAATCGAGCCGGCCGGCTGCATACACCCCTTTGGGCAGACCGAACTCACTCAGCGTGCGCTTCGGCGGCAAGTCGTTCGCTGCGCCAACGGTGCGCTGAGGTTGCAGCTCGTGCGTGAATGACGACAAGACGCCGAAAGGTTTGAAGAAAGCGATGGCGCGCGACATGCGTTTGGTATCATCCGCGTTATATGTCGGAAGTCAAGACGGCTACCTCATCCTCCCCAAGCACGCACGCGCCAAAAGTCATCGCCAAGTTCTTCGTGGATGGGCAAGAAGTCGGCATGCTGGTTTTGAGTCCGAAGCGATTCAGCACCGGCAGCACGGGTTTCTTCGCCAATGGC is part of the Candidatus Roseilinea sp. genome and harbors:
- the citZ gene encoding citrate synthase is translated as MTNVSSAAATNGSPTVTKPPFVKGLDGVIAVQTEISAVDGPNSTLLYRGINIHELAEQASYEEVAFLLLNGHLPNRAELADFNARLVANRWLPAPVYDLLRSLPRDSVPMEALRVAVSALSFYDPEIEDISIEATQRKAVRLIAQLPTLCAAYQRLREGKEPIAPNPRLSHAANTLYMLGSDIDPDFVQAINMYFILLADHGMNASTFTARVVASTQADLHSAVSSAFASLKGPLHGGANEATMRMLLEIGAPDNVDAYIDAMFAAKRKIMGFGHRIYKSGDPRSEHLNKWAQKLGQKVGQPKYYEISLKVVEAVRRHRELYPNVDFYSASMLYYAGIPIDLFTPMFACARIAGWAAHVIEQYKDNVLIRPQSEYIGPLDVHYVPLDQRK
- a CDS encoding hypothetical protein (possible pseudo, frameshifted), which produces MQPAGSITTARGLLILSDDGALIHRLTDPRYKLPKTYYVQVEGVPTEAALQQLRRGVVIKGYRTLPCQARVLDAEPDLPPRGKPVTPHGPTAWLEIVLREGKKRQVRHMTAAVGLPTLRLVRVAIGPVTIAGLAPGQWRDLDASELDSIIRLWNPQSPMPARRRKPNAKQN